Within Bacteroidota bacterium, the genomic segment GTACCACGGTAGCGCAGCCTGTTTTCTGTTCGATCATGTTTTCGACATTGGTGCCGAGCCATGACTTGTCGACGTTGGCTGCTGTTCGGGCGATCCCGCGCTTGATGCGCGCCGGGAAGGTGCAGCCGATCGCGCCTTTCCACGAGAAGTGCTGCGCTATTTCATTTACAACATCACAAACCGCTTCCGGGGTAGCCGGCTTAGGGGTTGGAATACGGAAACGCTCACCAATGAGCTCTCCAGTTTCTGTGTTAACAGGGGCACCTTTGATGCCCGAACCGCCAATATCAATACCTAGAATGTCCACGTTGCTTGCTGGTCAAAATTGGTAATTCAACATCTCTTCAACAGATAAGAGAAACGAATAGATTGGTTTTTGTTACGAGAAGGCTAGTTTAACGTATGGTTGCAGCAGACGACATATGTAGCATCGTACTGCACCGCGTGCTTACTTAATGTAATAAACATTCAAGCCAGTTCACCTGATAATAGGTGAATAATCACCAAAGTCTATGCAAATGTCTAAGCAAAACACAATGCAAAACCTGTTTCTCGCTTTCTGCCTGTTGCTCGGTTTGACGCTAAATGCCTGCCAATGCTCCG encodes:
- a CDS encoding ROK family protein codes for the protein MDILGIDIGGSGIKGAPVNTETGELIGERFRIPTPKPATPEAVCDVVNEIAQHFSWKGAIGCTFPARIKRGIARTAANVDKSWLGTNVENMIEQKTGCATVV